One window of the Perca flavescens isolate YP-PL-M2 chromosome 5, PFLA_1.0, whole genome shotgun sequence genome contains the following:
- the LOC114555683 gene encoding rho guanine nucleotide exchange factor 28 isoform X8, translated as MDSDSDSPFNYSWPSFPKMRMRKKTGKKEKSQSIRESQAPSPTLAAAARLSAMIHGKDRVYANAMLVDQVDEADIKYRSPGEEEVSPAPHLGSPTWDSFSMTPPDSGNCSHQHPSSPYNGERGIEGPGLENHKEPSPCISPPSPFASSPSFPSSPLAFAFRLFEGAQRHPMQPFLPVSPALNRRGYSLTEASRGLSPSLECDSGEEDLLVRSYPCSSVKKQSILRSSSGEERDSFDTSPDFNHTHSDSTHTSSKNPEDAEVRLRSYSYSSPKAKPSRPLLNRDATITDLAEEQRAFSPTESTREKRIEDEELDKYIIPSKVESEKYKVSRTFSFLKSRMSSTRNKTKVKGKEVKEGKEKSGAANGHQFVPVSPSGPALCVACDKSVSGKELLQCSSCFLNVHKNCRESVAACGKKPPERNALLTKSKTLSLPQNSVKDNSPASIFSSSSTLPTTTREKRETVAPLSKSLSISIDSRRLSDAAGVDSECSVTACTNSSLSDEGTVVPATPPSAEPPITTHDAVDAPLMSDLSADLLGLEVESWSLAVSPEFCRQHDRRTIKRQDVIYELMQTELHHIQTLTVMSEVFRRGMLEELQLDGDCVARIFPCLDPLLLFHRNLFGALQERRQASTQPENPRNYLIHQIGDILLQQFSDEHAEKMKQVYGEFCSHHTEAVNVFKELQQQNKKLQNFVKQQSNNTLVRRREVPEFILLVTQRITKYPVLLERILHYTQEGSQEHSDLSSAVAQIREVIAAVDLTVNKYERCQEMQEVLARLENKSFAKLKNDKVFRKQDLHSKHRELHYKGLVYWKTATGRLKDTLALLLTDVLVFLQEKDQRFVFAAVDQKPPVIPLQKLIVREVANEERGMFLISASSLGPEMYEVHTTTRDERNAWMRHIRQAVESCPEEEEEEEQRNAETEEARRVAEVRVQKITKFQETLLGQDQQICNSLEEKLQLYAELMELTLRSPEPVPHRHLLVQADTDSETPRQVSSLLTAAVREAENLITILQARDGLTVKGPSSPVQGPECCSYNSHGSSIQESPSEPDYLSTLSMSSTSLGSDSELTGLDSVLWSSAVELRRGDTKGTLLKVAESVQSLTQLLYSLQAAVTLQDSCYEVQKLLLQEGERPPLRTLTSLQNSLEQEKQRSIDKKKEEVEKKGLERKKDKVDEMKKLHVKVRQEQQRWDKECLAREKQQCEQDSVLAQREQQCLLEAERLRCEREELNAQLLEYQQNLDRLREGQRSVEREKEKIEAQQRLLQTWRHNRQSSLPVTIQMDGYKVSSHSRSGSLDANCSVYKNEVALLSSLQQNHIHQPANNNQHQCLLSAPINNHDSPLNSSSYTANIGLSASLYNSLNTLLSQAHSKQPPDGLTYPNYSNNHGCPRPLNDTIHPFSSRVTAQPQKTNNTDFSPPLDRRSLGPWRSEVTGHRLYEDVYSSSLSLTPLLPPQAYLSLEGQNGEEGSEENIVYL; from the exons AGAAAAGCCAGTCCATAAGGGAGAGCCAGGCCCCATCCCCGACTCTGGCTGCAGCCGCCAGACTGTCAGCGATGATACACGGCAAAGACAGAGTGTACGCTAATGCTATGCTGGTGGACCAG GTGGATGAAGCTGACATTAAATACCGCTCtccaggggaggaggaggtgagccCTGCACCCCATCTTGGCAGCCCTACCTGGGACTCCTTCTCCATGACTCCCCCTGACTCAGGGAACTGCTCCCACCAGCACCCATCATCACCCTATAATGGGGAGAGGGGAATCGAAGGCCCTGGCCTGGAGAATCACAAGGAGCCATCCCCTTGcatctcccccccctctccctttgCTTCCTCCCCGTCTTTTCCTTCCTCCCCCCTGGCTTTCGCCTTCCGTTTGTTCGAGGGAGCACAGAGGCATCCGATGCAGCCATTTCTGCCAGTTTCTCCTGCTTTGAACCGCAGAGGATACAGCTTAACTGAGGCGAGCCGGGGCCTGAG TCCTAGTCTCGAGTGTGACAGTGGAGAAGAAGACTTACTGGTACGCTCCTACCCCTGCTCATCTGTAAAGAAGCAGTCCATCCTGCGATCCAGctcaggagaggagagggactcTTTCGACACGTCACCAGACTTTaaccacacacactctgacagcACGCACACGTCCAGCAAG AACCCAGAGGACGCAGAGGTTCGCCTGCGCTCCTACTCCTACTCCTCCCCCAAGGCGAAGCCGTCACGGCCACTGCTAAACAGAGACGCAACCATCACTGACCTGGCAGAAG AGCAGAGAGCATTCAGCCCGACTGAGTCTACCAGAGAAAAGAG GATCGAGGATGAGGAGTTGGATAAATACATAATCCCGTCTAAGGTCGAATCAGAGAAGTACAAAGTCAGCCGGACCTTCAGCTTCCTCAAGAGCAGGATGTCCAGCACTCGCAACAAGACCAAG GTGAAGGGGAAAGAGGTGAAGGAGGGAAAGGAGAAGTCAGGAGCTGCTAATGGACACCAGTTTGTTCCTGTGTCTCCATCTGGTCCCGCTCTCTGTGTGGCATGTGATAAGTCTGTTTCTGGGAAGGAGCTGTTGCAGTGCTCCA GCTGTTTCCTGAATGTCCATAAAAACTGCCGAGAGTCTGTTGCAGCCTGTGGAAAG AAGCCGCCGGAGAGGAATGCATTGCTGACTAAAAGCAAGACCTTGTCTCTCCCACAGA ACTCTGTGAAAGACAACTCTCCAGCCTCCATTTTCTCCTCTTCGTCTACACTTCCCACGACgaccagagagaagagagaaacagtCGCCCCTCTCTCCAAAAGCCTCTCCATCTCGATAGACAGCAG ACGGCTGAGTGATGCAGCAGGGGTCGACAGCGAGTGCAGTGTGACAGCTTGCACTAACAGCTCATTGTCTGATGAGGGAACAGTGGTCCCAGCGACTCCCCCTTCAGCCGAGCCGCCAATCACCACACATG ATGCTGTTGATGCTCCTCTAATGAGCGACCTGTCAGCTGACCTGCTGGGACTTGAGGTGGAGTCATGGAGTCTGGCTGTCAGTCCGGAGTTCTGCAGGCAACACGACAGGCGCACCATTAAACGACAAGATGTTATTTATG AGCTGATGCAGACAGAGCTTCACCACATCCAAACCCTGACGGTCATGTCGGAGGTGTTCAGGAGAGGCAtgctggaggagctgcagctcGACGGTGACTGTGTGGCCCGGATATTCCCCTGCTTGGACCCCCTGCTGCTGTTTCACAGAAACCTCTTTGGAGCACTGCAGGAACGCCGACAGGCTTCGACCCAACCGGAGAACCCCCGGAATTACCTCATCCATCAGATTGGAGATATTCTTCTTCAGCAG TTCTCAGATGAACATGCCGAGAAGATGAAGCAGGTGTACGGAGAGTTCTGCAGCCATCACACTGAGGCCGTCAATGTCTTCAAAGAGCtgcagcaacaaaacaaaaaactgcaAAACTTTGTCAAA CAACAGAGCAACAACACTCTGGTCAGACGGAGAGAGGTGCCTGAATTTATCCTGCTGGTTACTCAGCGCATCACCAAGTACCCAGTGCTGCTAGAGAGGATATTACATTACACTCAGG agggaagtCAGGAACACTCTGACCTGTCAAGTGCTGTGGCTCAGATCCGTGAAGTCATTGCTGCTGTGGACCTGACTGTGAATAAGTATGAGAGGTGTCAGGAGATGCAGGAAGTGCTGGCCCGGCTGGAGAACAAGAGCTTTGCTAAGCTAAAAAACGACAAGGTGTTTCGTAAACAGGATCTGCATAGCAAACACAGGGAGCTGCATTATAAAGGGCTTGTCTACTGGAAGACTGCCACAGGACGTCTGAAAG ATACTTTGGCTCTCCTGCTTACAGACGTTCTGGTTTTCCTACAAGAGAAAGATCAGCGCTTTGTATTTGCTGCTGTG GACCAGAAGCCTCCTGTAATCCCTCTGCAGAAGCTCATTGTTAGAGAGGTAGCCAATGAGGAAAGAGGGATGTTCCTTATCTCCGCCTCCTCATTGGGACCAGAAATGTATGAAGTTCACACCACCACTAGAGACGAGAGGAATGCGTGGATGAGACACATACGTCAAGCTGtagagag TTGtcctgaggaagaggaggaggaggagcagcgaAACGCTGAGACAGAGGAGGCCAGGAGAGTGGCAGAAGTGAGAGTTCAGAAGATCACCAAGTTCCAAG AGACACTGTTGGGTCAGGACCAGCAAATCTGCAACAGCCTTGAGGAGAAGTTACAGCTTTATGCAGAGCTTATGGAGTTAACTCTCCGTTCACCAGAACCTGTACCACATCGCCATCTGCTGGTACAAGCAGACACCGACAGTGAGACACCACGGCAGGTCTCATCACTGCTCACAGCTGCAGTCAGAGAAG CGGAGAACCTGATCACCATTCTGCAGGCTCGTGATGGCCTTACCGTAAAAGGTCCGAGCTCTCCGGTCCAAGGACCAGAGTGCTGCAGCTACAACAGCCACGGCAGCAGCATTCAGGAGTCTCCCTCTGAGC CGGATTATCTGAGCACGCTCAGTATGAGCTCCACCTCTCTTGGGTCAGACAGCGAGCTGACGGGGCTAGACAGCGTGTTGTGGAGCTCTGCTGTCGAGCTGAGACGAGGAGACACCAAAGGGACACTGTTAAAG GTGGCAGAGAGCGTTCAGAGTCTGACTCAGCTTCTCTATAGTCTGCAG GCTGCTGTGACCCTCCAGGACAGCTGCTATGAAGTCCAGAAACTCCTTCTTCAGGAGGGAGAAAGACCCCCGCTCCGAACCCTCACTTCCCTCCAAAACAGTCTG GAGCAGGAGAAGCAGAGGAGCATCGATaagaagaaagaggaagtagaaaaaaagggtttagagaggaagaaagataAGGTGGATGAGATGAAGAAACTCCACGTGAAGGTGAGACAGGAGCAGCAACGCTGGGACAAAGAGTGTCTGGCCAGAGAGAAACAACAA tgtgaacAGGACAGTGTGCTGGCGCAGCGGGAGCAGCAGTGCCTCCTAGAGGCCGAGCGTCTGCGCTGCGAGCGTGAGGAGCTGAACGCTCAGCTGCTGGAGTATCAGCAAAATCTGGACCGACTGAGGGAGGGCCAGAGGAGTGttgagagggagaaggagaagatCGAAGCCCAGCAGCGGCTACTGCAGACCTGGAGACACAACCGCCAGAGCAGCCTGCCCGTTACGATACAAATGGATGGATACAAG GTGTCCAGCCACAGCCGCTCAGGCAGCCTGGATGCTAACTGTTCAGTGTACAAGAACGAGGTGGCTTTACTTTCCTCCCTCCAGCAGAACCACATCCACCAGCCTGCCAACAACAACCAGCACCAGTGTCTGCTCTCTGCTCCGATTAACAACCATGACAGCCCTCTCAACAGCTCCAGCTACACCGCTAATATCGGCCTTAGTGCCAGCCTCTACAACAGCCTCAACACCCTGCTGAGCCAGGCACACAGCAAACAGCCTCCGGATGGTCTGACATACCCAAACTACAGCAACAACCACGGCTGCCCCCGGCCTCTGAATGACACCATCCACCCCTTCAGCAGCAGGGTCACTGCACAGCCACAAAAGACCAACAACA CAGACTTCAGCCCACCGTTGGACAGGCGATCCCTAGGTCcctggaggtcagaggtcacaggtCACAGACTTTATGAGGATGTCTActcctcgtctctctctcttacacccCTCCTTCCCCCGCAGGCCTACCTCTCTCTTGAAGGACAGAACGGGGAGGAGGGAAGCGAGGAGAACATTGTTTATCTCTGA
- the LOC114555683 gene encoding rho guanine nucleotide exchange factor 28 isoform X7 — protein MDSDSDSPFNYSWPSFPKMRMRKKTGKKEKSQSIRESQAPSPTLAAAARLSAMIHGKDRVYANAMLVDQVDEADIKYRSPGEEEVSPAPHLGSPTWDSFSMTPPDSGNCSHQHPSSPYNGERGIEGPGLENHKEPSPCISPPSPFASSPSFPSSPLAFAFRLFEGAQRHPMQPFLPVSPALNRRGYSLTEASRGLSPSLECDSGEEDLLVRSYPCSSVKKQSILRSSSGEERDSFDTSPDFNHTHSDSTHTSSKNPEDAEVRLRSYSYSSPKAKPSRPLLNRDATITDLAEEQRAFSPTESTREKRVLGFRKRAQSAEEESSPSLQHLTLTEFLKEIEDEELDKYIIPSKVESEKYKVSRTFSFLKSRMSSTRNKTKVKGKEVKEGKEKSGAANGHQFVPVSPSGPALCVACDKSVSGKELLQCSSCFLNVHKNCRESVAACGKKPPERNALLTKSKTLSLPQNSVKDNSPASIFSSSSTLPTTTREKRETVAPLSKSLSISIDSRRLSDAAGVDSECSVTACTNSSLSDEGTVVPATPPSAEPPITTHDAVDAPLMSDLSADLLGLEVESWSLAVSPEFCRQHDRRTIKRQDVIYELMQTELHHIQTLTVMSEVFRRGMLEELQLDGDCVARIFPCLDPLLLFHRNLFGALQERRQASTQPENPRNYLIHQIGDILLQQFSDEHAEKMKQVYGEFCSHHTEAVNVFKELQQQNKKLQNFVKQQSNNTLVRRREVPEFILLVTQRITKYPVLLERILHYTQEGSQEHSDLSSAVAQIREVIAAVDLTVNKYERCQEMQEVLARLENKSFAKLKNDKVFRKQDLHSKHRELHYKGLVYWKTATGRLKDTLALLLTDVLVFLQEKDQRFVFAAVDQKPPVIPLQKLIVREVANEERGMFLISASSLGPEMYEVHTTTRDERNAWMRHIRQAVESCPEEEEEEEQRNAETEEARRVAEVRVQKITKFQETLLGQDQQICNSLEEKLQLYAELMELTLRSPEPVPHRHLLVQADTDSETPRQVSSLLTAAVREAENLITILQARDGLTVKGPSSPVQGPECCSYNSHGSSIQESPSEPDYLSTLSMSSTSLGSDSELTGLDSVLWSSAVELRRGDTKGTLLKVAESVQSLTQLLYSLQAAVTLQDSCYEVQKLLLQEGERPPLRTLTSLQNSLEQEKQRSIDKKKEEVEKKGLERKKDKVDEMKKLHVKVRQEQQRWDKECLAREKQQCEQDSVLAQREQQCLLEAERLRCEREELNAQLLEYQQNLDRLREGQRSVEREKEKIEAQQRLLQTWRHNRQSSLPVTIQMDGYKVSSHSRSGSLDANCSVYKNEVALLSSLQQNHIHQPANNNQHQCLLSAPINNHDSPLNSSSYTANIGLSASLYNSLNTLLSQAHSKQPPDGLTYPNYSNNHGCPRPLNDTIHPFSSRVTAQPQKTNNTDFSPPLDRRSLGPWRSEVTGHRLYEDVYSSSLSLTPLLPPQAYLSLEGQNGEEGSEENIVYL, from the exons AGAAAAGCCAGTCCATAAGGGAGAGCCAGGCCCCATCCCCGACTCTGGCTGCAGCCGCCAGACTGTCAGCGATGATACACGGCAAAGACAGAGTGTACGCTAATGCTATGCTGGTGGACCAG GTGGATGAAGCTGACATTAAATACCGCTCtccaggggaggaggaggtgagccCTGCACCCCATCTTGGCAGCCCTACCTGGGACTCCTTCTCCATGACTCCCCCTGACTCAGGGAACTGCTCCCACCAGCACCCATCATCACCCTATAATGGGGAGAGGGGAATCGAAGGCCCTGGCCTGGAGAATCACAAGGAGCCATCCCCTTGcatctcccccccctctccctttgCTTCCTCCCCGTCTTTTCCTTCCTCCCCCCTGGCTTTCGCCTTCCGTTTGTTCGAGGGAGCACAGAGGCATCCGATGCAGCCATTTCTGCCAGTTTCTCCTGCTTTGAACCGCAGAGGATACAGCTTAACTGAGGCGAGCCGGGGCCTGAG TCCTAGTCTCGAGTGTGACAGTGGAGAAGAAGACTTACTGGTACGCTCCTACCCCTGCTCATCTGTAAAGAAGCAGTCCATCCTGCGATCCAGctcaggagaggagagggactcTTTCGACACGTCACCAGACTTTaaccacacacactctgacagcACGCACACGTCCAGCAAG AACCCAGAGGACGCAGAGGTTCGCCTGCGCTCCTACTCCTACTCCTCCCCCAAGGCGAAGCCGTCACGGCCACTGCTAAACAGAGACGCAACCATCACTGACCTGGCAGAAG AGCAGAGAGCATTCAGCCCGACTGAGTCTACCAGAGAAAAGAG GGTTTTGGGTTTCCGTAAGCGGGCCCAGTCAGCAGAGGAGGAGAGCAGCCCATCGCTCCAACACCTCACCCTCACAGAGTTCCTCAAAGA GATCGAGGATGAGGAGTTGGATAAATACATAATCCCGTCTAAGGTCGAATCAGAGAAGTACAAAGTCAGCCGGACCTTCAGCTTCCTCAAGAGCAGGATGTCCAGCACTCGCAACAAGACCAAG GTGAAGGGGAAAGAGGTGAAGGAGGGAAAGGAGAAGTCAGGAGCTGCTAATGGACACCAGTTTGTTCCTGTGTCTCCATCTGGTCCCGCTCTCTGTGTGGCATGTGATAAGTCTGTTTCTGGGAAGGAGCTGTTGCAGTGCTCCA GCTGTTTCCTGAATGTCCATAAAAACTGCCGAGAGTCTGTTGCAGCCTGTGGAAAG AAGCCGCCGGAGAGGAATGCATTGCTGACTAAAAGCAAGACCTTGTCTCTCCCACAGA ACTCTGTGAAAGACAACTCTCCAGCCTCCATTTTCTCCTCTTCGTCTACACTTCCCACGACgaccagagagaagagagaaacagtCGCCCCTCTCTCCAAAAGCCTCTCCATCTCGATAGACAGCAG ACGGCTGAGTGATGCAGCAGGGGTCGACAGCGAGTGCAGTGTGACAGCTTGCACTAACAGCTCATTGTCTGATGAGGGAACAGTGGTCCCAGCGACTCCCCCTTCAGCCGAGCCGCCAATCACCACACATG ATGCTGTTGATGCTCCTCTAATGAGCGACCTGTCAGCTGACCTGCTGGGACTTGAGGTGGAGTCATGGAGTCTGGCTGTCAGTCCGGAGTTCTGCAGGCAACACGACAGGCGCACCATTAAACGACAAGATGTTATTTATG AGCTGATGCAGACAGAGCTTCACCACATCCAAACCCTGACGGTCATGTCGGAGGTGTTCAGGAGAGGCAtgctggaggagctgcagctcGACGGTGACTGTGTGGCCCGGATATTCCCCTGCTTGGACCCCCTGCTGCTGTTTCACAGAAACCTCTTTGGAGCACTGCAGGAACGCCGACAGGCTTCGACCCAACCGGAGAACCCCCGGAATTACCTCATCCATCAGATTGGAGATATTCTTCTTCAGCAG TTCTCAGATGAACATGCCGAGAAGATGAAGCAGGTGTACGGAGAGTTCTGCAGCCATCACACTGAGGCCGTCAATGTCTTCAAAGAGCtgcagcaacaaaacaaaaaactgcaAAACTTTGTCAAA CAACAGAGCAACAACACTCTGGTCAGACGGAGAGAGGTGCCTGAATTTATCCTGCTGGTTACTCAGCGCATCACCAAGTACCCAGTGCTGCTAGAGAGGATATTACATTACACTCAGG agggaagtCAGGAACACTCTGACCTGTCAAGTGCTGTGGCTCAGATCCGTGAAGTCATTGCTGCTGTGGACCTGACTGTGAATAAGTATGAGAGGTGTCAGGAGATGCAGGAAGTGCTGGCCCGGCTGGAGAACAAGAGCTTTGCTAAGCTAAAAAACGACAAGGTGTTTCGTAAACAGGATCTGCATAGCAAACACAGGGAGCTGCATTATAAAGGGCTTGTCTACTGGAAGACTGCCACAGGACGTCTGAAAG ATACTTTGGCTCTCCTGCTTACAGACGTTCTGGTTTTCCTACAAGAGAAAGATCAGCGCTTTGTATTTGCTGCTGTG GACCAGAAGCCTCCTGTAATCCCTCTGCAGAAGCTCATTGTTAGAGAGGTAGCCAATGAGGAAAGAGGGATGTTCCTTATCTCCGCCTCCTCATTGGGACCAGAAATGTATGAAGTTCACACCACCACTAGAGACGAGAGGAATGCGTGGATGAGACACATACGTCAAGCTGtagagag TTGtcctgaggaagaggaggaggaggagcagcgaAACGCTGAGACAGAGGAGGCCAGGAGAGTGGCAGAAGTGAGAGTTCAGAAGATCACCAAGTTCCAAG AGACACTGTTGGGTCAGGACCAGCAAATCTGCAACAGCCTTGAGGAGAAGTTACAGCTTTATGCAGAGCTTATGGAGTTAACTCTCCGTTCACCAGAACCTGTACCACATCGCCATCTGCTGGTACAAGCAGACACCGACAGTGAGACACCACGGCAGGTCTCATCACTGCTCACAGCTGCAGTCAGAGAAG CGGAGAACCTGATCACCATTCTGCAGGCTCGTGATGGCCTTACCGTAAAAGGTCCGAGCTCTCCGGTCCAAGGACCAGAGTGCTGCAGCTACAACAGCCACGGCAGCAGCATTCAGGAGTCTCCCTCTGAGC CGGATTATCTGAGCACGCTCAGTATGAGCTCCACCTCTCTTGGGTCAGACAGCGAGCTGACGGGGCTAGACAGCGTGTTGTGGAGCTCTGCTGTCGAGCTGAGACGAGGAGACACCAAAGGGACACTGTTAAAG GTGGCAGAGAGCGTTCAGAGTCTGACTCAGCTTCTCTATAGTCTGCAG GCTGCTGTGACCCTCCAGGACAGCTGCTATGAAGTCCAGAAACTCCTTCTTCAGGAGGGAGAAAGACCCCCGCTCCGAACCCTCACTTCCCTCCAAAACAGTCTG GAGCAGGAGAAGCAGAGGAGCATCGATaagaagaaagaggaagtagaaaaaaagggtttagagaggaagaaagataAGGTGGATGAGATGAAGAAACTCCACGTGAAGGTGAGACAGGAGCAGCAACGCTGGGACAAAGAGTGTCTGGCCAGAGAGAAACAACAA tgtgaacAGGACAGTGTGCTGGCGCAGCGGGAGCAGCAGTGCCTCCTAGAGGCCGAGCGTCTGCGCTGCGAGCGTGAGGAGCTGAACGCTCAGCTGCTGGAGTATCAGCAAAATCTGGACCGACTGAGGGAGGGCCAGAGGAGTGttgagagggagaaggagaagatCGAAGCCCAGCAGCGGCTACTGCAGACCTGGAGACACAACCGCCAGAGCAGCCTGCCCGTTACGATACAAATGGATGGATACAAG GTGTCCAGCCACAGCCGCTCAGGCAGCCTGGATGCTAACTGTTCAGTGTACAAGAACGAGGTGGCTTTACTTTCCTCCCTCCAGCAGAACCACATCCACCAGCCTGCCAACAACAACCAGCACCAGTGTCTGCTCTCTGCTCCGATTAACAACCATGACAGCCCTCTCAACAGCTCCAGCTACACCGCTAATATCGGCCTTAGTGCCAGCCTCTACAACAGCCTCAACACCCTGCTGAGCCAGGCACACAGCAAACAGCCTCCGGATGGTCTGACATACCCAAACTACAGCAACAACCACGGCTGCCCCCGGCCTCTGAATGACACCATCCACCCCTTCAGCAGCAGGGTCACTGCACAGCCACAAAAGACCAACAACA CAGACTTCAGCCCACCGTTGGACAGGCGATCCCTAGGTCcctggaggtcagaggtcacaggtCACAGACTTTATGAGGATGTCTActcctcgtctctctctcttacacccCTCCTTCCCCCGCAGGCCTACCTCTCTCTTGAAGGACAGAACGGGGAGGAGGGAAGCGAGGAGAACATTGTTTATCTCTGA